The Naumovozyma dairenensis CBS 421 chromosome 1, complete genome genome includes a region encoding these proteins:
- the VPS54 gene encoding Vps54p (similar to Saccharomyces cerevisiae VPS54 (YDR027C); ancestral locus Anc_3.257), protein MSHNGQERLNQLRNPHKAPPQIILPHTPSSHDIDYSEHSSRPITPTDDDTGSLNDDLLSVHGSTTQMTRPSIDSASIRRSFESSHISRSNNLNNYLLFDTGSHSGSMDYSPLGNNSIFEIVMNTRRKNWLNYPTVIDIPPVTLSRNELDSNWKNLIKSYVGEIKDEYEAFENSNSLRNMNRLEQLKQLKDQENNEKSNEDLTSETFDSATTNGDAASYKQNDNGLRDLAQVPDFFFERDFHLDNQRTFHHVLGDIDLSLNRLTMDDQKVRDDAYIELREQLSNYLDTVENLLVNEISKSSNKFFRALSEVDDIERKANDTIVELDELMKTLNIIDKEKLQTKIENLQLLFKRKNVEKLEQSILQIKLVLNKTEECKELYRQDEYDSCLNMIKSIDNLIKGDDAEDSTVQAWTNNWPYKLIHLKTVPALSETREYLTNMKIEIGGKFSVHLTDLLLKDLRSYSEAISVEEALDALQNGSTQKKHLEFDEKFQTLLTNIIHELNRCEELASSFQLYQDKFIVELKAIIKSYLPNESSATPVLSRSTQDLLQAQPPLQQTNTSGGSKLSRLIKEQTPVEFQEMLVATFTHANQALKRLYGHQKILLDLSLKEINSIDRSSENQHNMITQLDIRSGINEGIRIIQLRMGKIIAVRREMTSALRYDHFLHLYSIVVLFIQECETLSGEFLTKYLSDVLAVQLKNYIAGRESKNSKRLQKKIDVEKWVPYIVDSSVQKNVNDIVSSIDMDPIDWISILDLTQERKKASEEEEGSKQDKDDRKVTGHRKSVVVGDKTFVASASLLTAIDIIKELLILSTNIPSTYLPNCEKLCFNILKVFNTATMSSITEQGKPLSKTGKNLSIIGESLDCLAEFVNMVQLFYQRYSDTYKDFIPYDPSHYAELIAMYRTSSERLYMAHAPPPV, encoded by the coding sequence ATGTCGCATAATGGCCAAGAACGTCTAAATCAACTACGAAATCCTCATAAGGCTCCACCTCAAATAATCCTACCACATACCCCTAGTTCTCATGATATCGACTACTCTGAACACTCTTCTCGGCCAATAACGCCAACAGATGATGATACAGGTTCCcttaatgatgatttattgaGTGTCCATGGAAGTACAACACAAATGACACGACCTAGTATTGATTCAGCTTCTATAAGGAGAAGCTTTGAATCCTCACATATCAGTAGAAGTAACAATCTTAACAACTACCTTTTATTTGATACAGGTAGTCATAGCGGTTCGATGGATTATTCTCCCTTAGGGAacaattcaatatttgaGATAGTTATGAATACCAGAAGGAAAAATTGGTTAAATTATCCTACTGTAATTGATATACCACCTGTGACTTTGAGTAGAAATGAACTAGATTCAAACtggaaaaatttaattaaaagCTATGTTGGAGAGATTAAGGATGAATATGAAGCTTTCGAGAATTCCAATAGTTTGAGAAATATGAATCGCCTAgaacaattgaaacaattaaagGACCAGGAAAATAACGAGAAATCGAACGAAGATTTAACTTCCGAAACTTTCGATTCTGCAACAACTAATGGTGATGCTGCATCATATAAACAGAATGACAACGGGTTGAGGGATTTAGCACAAGTGCcagattttttctttgaaagagATTTCCATTTAGATAATCAAAGGACATTCCATCATGTCTTAGGAGATATTGACTTAAGTCTCAATAGGCTAACGATGGATGATCAGAAGGTTAGAGATGATGCATATATAGAATTACGAGAGCAACTAAGTAATTATCTGGATACAGTTGAAAATTTGTTagttaatgaaatttcaaaatcatcgAATAAGTTCTTTAGAGCTTTAAGTGAAGTAGATGACATAGAAAGAAAAGCAAATGATACAATTGTTGAACTAGACgaattaatgaaaactCTGAACATTATTGATAAAGAGAAATTACAAACTAAAATAGAGAACTTACAACTTCTAttcaaaaggaaaaatgttgaaaaattagagCAAAGTATTTTACAGATCAAGTTAGTCTTGAATAAAACTGAGGAATGTAAAGAACTTTATCGACAAGATGAATACGACTCTTGTTTAAATATgattaaatcaattgataatttgatCAAGGGAGATGACGCTGAAGATAGTACAGTTCAAGCATGGACTAATAATTGGCCCTATAAGTTGATACATTTGAAAACGGTTCCTGCATTGTCTGAAACAAGAGAATATTTGACGAATATGAAAATCGAAATCGGTGGAAAATTTTCAGTGCATTTGACCGACCTATTATTGAAGGATTTAAGGAGTTACAGTGAAGCAATCTCAGTGGAAGAGGCTTTAGATGCTTTGCAAAATGGTAGTACTCAGAAGAAACATCtagaatttgatgaaaagtttcaaaCTCTATTAACAAACATTATCCATGAACTGAACAGATGCGAGGAATTGGCAAGTTCTTTCCAACTCTATCAAGATAAATTTATAGTAGAGCTAAAAGCAATTATAAAAAGTTATTTACCGAACGAAAGCAGCGCAACACCGGTACTGTCACGATCAACGCAAGATTTACTTCAAGCGCAACCTCCGTTGCAACAAACAAATACTTCAGGCGgttcaaaattatcaagaCTAATAAAGGAACAAACACCAGTAGAGTTCCAAGAAATGTTGGTAGCTACATTTACGCATGCGAATCAAGCGCTAAAGAGACTTTATGGCCACCAGAAGATTTTACTAGATTTATCTCTAAAGGAAATCAATTCCATAGACAGATCCTCTGAAAATCAACATAATATGATAACACAACTAGATATCCGTAGCGGTATCAATGAAGGTATAagaattattcaattaaGGATGGGTAAGATAATAGCGGTACGGAGAGAAATGACGTCAGCTTTACGATATGATCATTTTTTGCATCTATATTCTATTGTTGTTCTATTCATTCAGGAATGTGAAACATTAAGTGGTGAATTCTTGACCAAATATTTGAGTGATGTCCTTGCGgttcaattgaagaattatattGCAGGCCGTGAATCAAAAAATTCTAAAAGACTGcagaaaaaaatagatgTCGAGAAATGGGTTCCTTATATTGTTGATTCCTCCGTCCAAAAAAACGTTAACGATATCGTTTCTTCGATCGATATGGACCCAATTGATTGGATAAGTATATTAGATTTAACTCaggaaagaaagaaagcatcagaggaagaagaaggctCAAAACAGGATAAGGATGACAGAAAAGTTACGGGACACCGGAAATCAGTGGTTGTTGGCGACAAGACCTTTGTAGCAAGTGCGTCTCTTTTGACTGCAATTGACATCATTAAAGAACTGTTAATCCTATCAACTAATATCCCATCAACATATCTACCCAATTGTGAGAAATTATGTTTTaacattttgaaagttttcAATACTGCAACGATGTCATCAATTACAGAACAAGGCAAACCACTCTCTAAAACAGGCAagaatctttcaataattggaGAATCTTTGGATTGTCTTGCTGAATTCGTGAACATGGTGCAGTTGTTTTATCAAAGGTATTCTGACACTTACAAAGATTTTATTCCTTACGATCCAAGCCATTATGCCGAATTAATAGCCATGTACCGGACCTCATCGGAAAGGTTATATATGGCGCATGCACCACCCCCTGTATAG
- the NSI1 gene encoding Nsi1p (similar to Saccharomyces cerevisiae REB1 (YBR049C) and YDR026C; ancestral locus Anc_3.256), producing the protein MMSEQYSHADNYTVDDNHSVEEAVFRFVGEQPNPDEKRIKKEQRRKHKKHKHKNKSKREDDNAADVDNNIHIQENDEESLLLNLNDIDQHMEVKSDPQTHAIEAIAAAYDAEKKRKRHMKEIDTGNGAELNNEVERKRSKRSKRRSKDKKAKHNEIAVDPELESLGQLNQSAADIDAYINTESTEESKVTDRTGVETNEGKTEDKGYEFSTGVGSAIGKQENGPESIDASTEKESGVDHVEIPLTREEKRAIAAQERILREHDNKLIASAAAAASKNVPSNTSGGKVFDPNEEHALDEFIEQYRRIKGFTMRQTKERIWTPGRKKDDFWINICKVLPFRSRSSIYKHVRRRYHIFEQRGKWTPEEDQELARLCIQKEGLWSDIGKALGRMPEDCRDRWRNYIKCGSNRVANKWSKEEEELLKSVIAQIIQEAHNYRILREKAAEEGVADESLSEVSPEARGPKGKKIHGRPGFKDIINWTVVSERMGGTRSRIQCRYKWSKLARKQAMSKIVNMTQSDKLWLLERLRDLGFTADSQVDWDELSITKSGTKWSALELKLCYEKMRGVVKDFKHKKMNDIVLELLDILHNQVQ; encoded by the coding sequence ATGATGTCTGAACAGTACTCACACGCGGACAACTATACAGTCGATGACAATCACTCAGTAGAAGAGGCTGTGTTCAGATTTGTCGGTGAACAACCAAATCCTGATGAAAAGAGGATAAAGAAGGAACAAAGGAGGAAACATAAAAAACATAAGCATAAGAATAAAAGTAAGAGGGAAGATGACAATGCAGCTGAcgttgataataatatacatatccaagaaaatgatgaagaatccTTGTTATTGAACTTAAATGATATCGATCAACATATGGAGGTGAAAAGTGACCCTCAGACACATGCAATAGAAGCAATTGCAGCTGCCTATGACGccgaaaagaaaagaaaaagacaCATGAAAGAGATTGATACAGGAAATGGAGCTGAGTTGAATAATGAAGTTGAGAGGAAAAGATCGAAAAGATCGAAAAGAAGGTCAAAGGATAAGAAAGCAAAACATAATGAAATTGCTGTTGATCCAGAATTGGAAAGTCTTGGGCAACTAAATCAAAGCGCTGCTGATATTGATGCATATATCAACACCGAGTCAACGGAAGAATCAAAAGTAACTGATCGTACCGGAGTTGAAACGAACGAAGGAAAGACTGAAGATAAAGGATATGAATTTTCTACAGGAGTTGGATCGGCTATTGGAAAACAGGAAAACGGACCTGAAAGCATTGATGCATCAACAGAAAAAGAATCAGGAGTTGATCATGTTGAAATACCTTTAACGcgagaagaaaaaagagCAATAGCCGCTCAAGAACGTATTCTTCGAGAacatgataataaattgattgCCTCTGCGGCAGCAGCAGCGTCTAAGAATGTTCCTTCAAACACTTCAGGTGGTAAAGTTTTCGATCCAAATGAGGAACATGCTTTAGACGAATTTATCGAACAATATAGACGAATTAAGGGGTTTACCATGCGACAAActaaagaaagaatatgGACACCAGGGCGTAAAAAGGATGATTTTTGGATTAATATTTGTAAAGTTTTACCCTTCAGATCAAGATCTTCCATTTATAAACATGtcagaagaagatatcACATCTTTGAACAGCGTGGTAAATGGACACCAGAAGAAGATCAAGAGTTAGCAAGATTATGTATACAAAAAGAAGGTCTATGGTCTGATATAGGGAAAGCATTAGGAAGAATGCCGGAAGATTGCAGAGACCGTTGGAGAAACTATATTAAATGTGGATCTAATAGAGTGGCCAATAAATGGtccaaagaagaagaagaattattaaaaagtGTCATAGCGCAGATCATACAGGAAGCTCATAATTACCGGATATTACGTGAAAAGGCTGCTGAAGAAGGTGTTGCCGATGAAAGTTTATCTGAGGTATCTCCAGAAGCTCGAGGTCCTAAGGGTAAGAAAATACACGGTAGACCTGGATTCAAAGATATAATCAATTGGACTGTTGTCAGTGAAAGGATGGGTGGTACAAGGTCCCGTATTCAATGTCGCTATAAATGGTCAAAATTAGCCAGAAAACAAGCAATGTCAAAGATTGTAAATATGACACAATCAGATAAATTATGGCTCTTAGAAAGATTAAGAGATTTAGGATTCACGGCAGATTCTCAAGTAGATTGGGATGAGCTATCTATTACTAAATCCGGTACTAAGTGGTCCGCATTGGAACTTAAATTATGCTATGAGAAAATGAGAGGTGTTGTAAAGGATTTCAAACATAAGAAGATGAATGACATCGTACTTGAATTGTTAGACATTTTGCATAACCAGGTGCAATAG
- the RPS11A gene encoding 40S ribosomal protein uS17 (similar to Saccharomyces cerevisiae RPS11B (YBR048W) and RPS11A (YDR025W); ancestral locus Anc_3.255), translating to MSTELTVQSERAFQKQPHIFSNPKFKTSKRTKRWYKNAGLGFKTPKTAIEGSYVDKKCPFTGLVSIRGKILTGTVVSTKMHRTIVIRRDYLHYVPKYNRYEKRHKNVPVHVSPAFRVQVGDIVTAGQCRPISKTVRFNVVKVSPAAGKANKQFTKF from the exons ATGTCCACTGAATTGACTGTTCAATCTGAAAGAGCTTTCCAAAAG CAACCACATATTTTCAGTAACCCAAAGTTCAAGACTTCTAAGAGAACTAAGAGATGGTATAAGAATGCCGGTTTAGGTTTTAAAACTCCAAAGACCGCCATTGAGGGTTCTTACGTTGACAAGAAGTGTCCATTCACTGGTTTAGTTTCCATCCGTGGTAAGATCTTGACTGGTACCGTTGTTTCTACCAAGATGCACCGTACCATTGTCATCAGAAGAGATTACTTGCATTATGTTCCAAAGTACAACAGATACGAAAAGAGACATAAGAACGTCCCAGTTCACGTTTCCCCAGCTTTCCGTGTCCAAGTCGGTGACATTGTTACTGCTGGTCAATGTAGACCAATCTCTAAGACTGTTAGATTTAACGTCGTTAAGGTTTCTCCAGCTGCTGGTAAGGCCAACAAGCAATTCACTAAATTCTAA
- the SES1 gene encoding serine--tRNA ligase SES1 (similar to Saccharomyces cerevisiae SES1 (YDR023W); ancestral locus Anc_3.251), translated as MLDINQFIEEKGGNPELIRQSQKARNASVELVDDIIADYKDWVKTRFELDELNKKLNKLQKDIGLKFKNKEDPKELLVEKDILTAEKAKLTEREQKDDKDLKEKVFQVGNIVHPSVVISNDEENNELVRTWKPEGLENVGPVASVTGKPATLSHHEILLRLDGYDPERGVKISGHRGFFLRNYGVFLNQALINYGLSYMAKNGYVPLQAPVMMNKEVMAKTAQLSQFDEELYKVIDGDDEKYLIATSEQPISAYHSGEWFEKPQEQLPIRYVGYSSCFRREAGSHGKDAWGIFRVHAFEKIEQFCLTEPEKSWEEFDKMINHSEAFYQSLKLPYRVVGIVSGELNNAAAKKYDLEAWFPYQKEYKELVSCSNCTDYQSRNLEIRCGIKKMGDREKKYVHCLNSTLAATERALCCILENYQTEDGLIVPEVLRKYIPGEPEFLPYVKELPKNSTSNKKK; from the coding sequence ATGTTAGatattaatcaatttattgaagaaaagggTGGTAACCCAGAACTAATTAGACAATCCCAAAAGGCTAGAAACGCCAGCGTTGAATTGgttgatgatattattgcTGATTACAAAGATTGGGTTAAGACTAGATTTGAACTAGATgaattaaacaaaaaactaaacaaattacaaaaagatattggtttgaaatttaaaaacaaagaagatccaaaagaattattagttGAAAAGGATATATTAACCGCAGAAAAGGCTAAATTGACCGAAAGGGAAcaaaaagatgataaagatttaaaagaaaaagtcTTCCAAGTTGGTAATATTGTCCACCCATCTGTTGTCATTTCTAATGACgaagaaaacaatgaaTTAGTCCGTACTTGGAAACCTGAAGGATTAGAAAATGTTGGTCCAGTTGCCTCTGTCACTGGTAAGCCAGCTACATTATCACATCATGAAATCTTGTTGAGATTAGATGGTTATGATCCAGAACGTGGTGTCAAGATCTCTGGTCACAGAGGTTTCTTCTTGAGAAACTACGGTGTTTTCTTAAACCAAGCTTTAATTAACTATGGTTTAAGTTACATGGCTAAGAATGGTTATGTTCCATTACAGGCTCCAGTTATGATGAACAAAGAAGTCATGGCTAAGACTGCTCAATTATCccaatttgatgaagaattatacAAGGTTATCGATGGTGAcgatgaaaaatatttgattgCCACTTCTGAACAACCTATTTCAGCCTACCACAGCGGTGAATGGTTCGAAAAACCACAAGAACAATTACCAATCAGATATGTTGgttattcttcttgtttccGTAGAGAAGCTGGTTCTCATGGTAAGGACGCTTGGGGTATCTTTAGAGTCCATGCTTTCgaaaaaattgaacaattcTGTTTGACAGAACCAGAAAAATCTTGGGAGGAATTTGACAAAATGATTAACCATTCAGAAGCTTTCTAccaatcattgaaattacCATACCGTGTTGTTGGTATTGTCTCTGgtgaattaaataatgcTGCTGCCAAGAAGTACGATTTAGAAGCTTGGTTCCCATACCAAAAAGAATACAAGGAACTAGTCTCATGTTCCAATTGTACCGATTATCAATCAAGAAACTTGGAAATCAGATGTGGTATCAAGAAAATGGGTGAcagagaaaagaaatacgTTCATTGTTTGAACTCTACTTTAGCTGCTACTGAAAGGGCTTTATGTTGTATCTTAGAAAACTACCAAACTGAAGATGGTTTGATCGTTCCAGAAGTCTTAAGAAAGTACATTCCAGGTGAGCCAGAGTTTTTGCCATACGTTAAGGAATTACCAAAAAACTCCACTtcaaacaagaagaaatag
- the ATG31 gene encoding Atg31p (similar to Saccharomyces cerevisiae CIS1 (YDR022C); ancestral locus Anc_3.250), with amino-acid sequence MAYLNVTVFDKNVVHSLTNEIENSSSPECNTNAMFPTKIKYIFEEDEKEQEGEGRDQNIEEGRTPGSGTKIDKAILGTSVSKSGNDEIENVIIIDLNEDRTIQNISLISDNYEILDYSKEQESKDSRHEFFSDDIELNVLSKFCDLEPYTKDVPLDDMVNLYRKQTEQLQILSDNI; translated from the coding sequence aTGGCTTATTTAAACGTGACAgtatttgataaaaatgTTGTTCATTCTCTGACTAATGAAATCGAAAACTCATCATCACCAGAATGTAATACTAATGCCATGTTCCCTACTAAAATAAAGTACATTTTCGAGGAAGACGAGAAAGAACAAGAGGGAGAAGGAAGAGACCAAAATATCGAGGAAGGGCGTACACCTGGTTCTGGaacaaaaattgataaagcTATATTAGGTACTAGTGTTTCTAAGAGTGGAAATGATGAGATAGAGAATGTCATTATCattgatttgaatgaagATAGAACCATTCAAaacatttcattaattagTGATAATTATGAAATTTTAGACTACAGCAAGGAACAAGAATCAAAGGATTCTAGACATGAGTTTTTTAGTGATGACATAGAACTGAatgttctttcaaaattctGCGACCTGGAGCCATATACAAAAGACGTGCCGCTGGATGACATGGTTAATCTTTATAGGAAACAAACTGAACAActtcaaatattatcagacaatatatga
- the FAL1 gene encoding ATP-dependent RNA helicase FAL1 (similar to Saccharomyces cerevisiae FAL1 (YDR021W); ancestral locus Anc_3.249), with product MSLNRDLDTKLKFKTSKKLKVSSTFESMSLKPNLLKGIYSYGFESPSSIQSRAITRIIAGNDVIAQAQSGTGKTATFTIGMLQIIDSDKKQLQGLILSPTRELAVQINQVVGNLGDYMNVKSMAMIGGKMMKEDLKKINKNSCHVISGTPGRILDMIKRQLLNVRNIQILVLDEADELLSEILGFKQQIYDIFAKLPKSCQVVVVSATMDKNILEITKKFMNDPVKILVKQDEISLEGIKQYIVNVDKEDWKFDTLCDIYDSLTITQCVIFCNTKKKVDWLSAKLAQANFAVVSMHGDMKQEDRDKVMNDFRTGHSRVLISTDVWARGIDVQQVSLVINYDLPENMENYIHRIGRSGRFGRKGVAINFITKSDGSTLKEIERFYHIKINPMPANLADLS from the coding sequence atgtcgTTAAACAGAGACCTAGAtacaaaattaaaattcaaaacatcgaaaaaattgaaagtaTCATCCACATTCGAATCCATGTCATTAAAACCAAACCTACTGAAAGGTATCTACTCTTATGGTTTCGAATCACCTTCCTCAATTCAATCAAGAGCTATCACTAGAATCATCGCAGGTAATGATGTCATTGCACAAGCTCAATCTGGTACCGGTAAGACGGCCACTTTTACCATTGGAATGTTACAAATTATTGATTCTGATAAGAAACAATTACAAGGTTTGATATTATCCCCCACAAGAGAATTGGCTGTTCAAATTAATCAAGTAGTGGGGAATTTAGGTGATTATATGAATGTTAAGTCAATGGCTATGATTGGTgggaagatgatgaaagagGATCTTAAGAAGattaataaaaattcatGTCATGTGATTAGTGGGACTCCAGGTAGAATTTTAGATATGATTAAAAGGCAATTATTAAACGTtagaaatattcaaattttagTGTTAGATGAAGCTGATGAACTGTTAAGTGAAATATTAGGTTTTAAACAACAAATTTATGATATCTTTGCTAAATTACCGAAAAGTTGCCAAGTGGTAGTTGTGAGTGCAACAATGGATAAAAACATTTTAGAAATAACcaaaaaatttatgaatGATCCCGTAAAGATTTTAGTGAAACAAGATGAAATTTCTCTTGAGGGGATTAAACAGTATATAGTCAATgttgataaagaagattGGAAATTCGATACTTTATGTGATATTTATGATTCCTTGACTATAACACAATGtgttattttttgtaatacaaagaaaaaggtaGATTGGTTATCAGCAAAATTGGCTCAAGCAAACTTTGCAGTCGTTTCCATGCATGGTGATATGAAACAGGAAGATAGAGATAAAGTTATGAATGATTTTAGGACAGGCCATTCCCGTGTTTTAATATCAACAGATGTCTGGGCTCGTGGTATAGATGTGCAACAAGTTTCATTGGTGATAAATTATGATTTACCTgaaaatatggaaaattatattcatagAATAGGTAGAAGTGGAAGATTCGGAAGAAAAGGTGTTGCAATTAACTTCATCACGAAGAGTGACGGATCAACCTTGAAAGAGATAGAGAGGTTTTATCATATAAAGATAAATCCTATGCCAGCCAACCTGGCAGACTTGtcataa
- the DAS2 gene encoding putative uridine kinase DAS2 (similar to Saccharomyces cerevisiae YDR020C; ancestral locus Anc_3.248), which produces MIDKKTFVVSIAGGHGTGVYELSLRIKDDLKVLFKKIKIDIVNLDDLIIDPEHRKYNDKDYAFEDIYEKLTHCIVGKNIEKADTERGGEDVKIIILCGSYALYNIKINEISKLKVYLDDDSDQRLINLISMNGKKTADEQNKAVTAENDKEMLSKLLHNYLEHLRPEMQKYIEPTKIHSDLIIPNQTGDEIGVAIIVDGIVKIIEKIKHDGIRYPVFNNKVLPEGSSPSPPLWDFEAEMMDVEKDRYYDLA; this is translated from the coding sequence ATGATCGATAAAAAGACATTTGTTGTCTCAATTGCTGGAGGTCATGGAACCGGTGTTTATGAACTATCTTTACGAATCAAAGATGATTTAAAGGtattattcaagaaaattaagATTGATATAGTTAATCTTGACGATTTAATTATTGATCCTGAACATAGAAAgtataatgataaagattATGCGTTCGAAGATATATATGAGAAATTAACACACTGTATTGTTGGTAAGAACATTGAAAAGGCAGACACTGAAAGAGGAGGAGAAGATgttaaaatcattatacTATGTGGTAGTTATGCactttataatattaaaatcaatgaaatttccaaattaaaAGTATActtagatgatgatagtGATCAACGACTGATTAATTTGATATCTATGAATGGGAAGAAGACGGCTGATGAACAAAATAAGGCCGTTACAGCGGAAAATGACAAGGAAATGTTATCTAAATTGTTACATAATTATTTGGAACATTTAAGACCAGAAATgcaaaaatatattgaacCCACCAAGATTCATTCTGATCTTATTATTCCAAATCAAACTGGTGATGAAATTGGTGTTGCAATTATAGTTGATGGAATAGTTAAGATTATTGAGAAAATTAAACATGATGGGATACGATACCCTGTATTTAATAACAAGGTTTTACCTGAAGGTTCATCTCCATCACCACCATTATGGGATTTTGAAGCAGAGATGATGGATGTGGAAAAGGATCGTTACTATGATTTAGCTTGA
- the GCV1 gene encoding glycine decarboxylase subunit T (similar to Saccharomyces cerevisiae GCV1 (YDR019C); ancestral locus Anc_3.246), which produces MVPFAGYSMPLLYSNQSHIESHNWTRKNAGLFDVSHMLQSKLVGVDCIKLLNKITPTDFGKVPVNYSHLSVLLNKNGGIVDDTIITKGDEQSSLFWIVTNANRIKEDSEFFVQEIHNLKEKGKENNGVDVHWQVIHGRALMALQGPKAKKILSSLLKKLDGKDDELKTFYFGERRQLELFNDILINVTRSGYTGEDGFEISVEDKHAEEVARLLLDNESTKPIGLAARDSLRLEAGMCLYGNELNETINPVEASLKWVISKSRRNNGNFNGFDKIMKQLNDKSNEKVRIGFKYLKKGPAARGGSKIFQQSILSTKDEAVTNPPVQIGEVTSGSASPTLNNINVGQGYVQNGLHKRGTPLLVQVRNKFYPIEIVKMPFVPTHYYKPLSSSE; this is translated from the coding sequence ATGGTTCCCTTTGCAGGTTATTCCATGcctttattatattctaaTCAAAGTCATATTGAATCACATAATTGGACCAGAAAAAATGCAGGGTTATTTGATGTATCTCATATGTTACAAAGTAAATTAGTTGGAGTTGATTGTataaaattgttgaataaAATTACGCCTACAGATTTTGGAAAAGTTCCAGTCAACTATTCTCATTTATCTGTATTATTGAACAAGAATGGTGGTATTGTTGATGATACCATTATTACTAAAGGTGATGAGCAATCCTCTTTGTTTTGGATAGTTACTAATGCTAATAGAATTAAAGAGGATAGTGAGTTTTTTGTGCAGGAAATtcataatttgaaagagaaaggGAAAGAGAATAATGGGGTTGATGTTCATTGGCAAGTTATTCATGGGAGAGCCTTAATGGCTTTACAAGGTCCCAAAGCTAAAAAGATACTCAGttctttattaaaaaagTTGGATGgaaaagatgatgaattgaagaCGTTTTATTTTGGAGAGAGAAGACAACtagaattatttaatgatattctGATAAATGTTACAAGAAGTGGATACACGGGAGAAGATGGGTTTGAAATTAGTGTTGAAGATAAGCATGCGGAAGAAGTAGCCAGATTGCTATTGGATAATGAATCTACTAAACCTATTGGATTGGCAGCTAGAGATAGCTTAAGGTTGGAAGCAGGAATGTGTTTGTATGGGAATGAACTGAATGAAACTATTAACCCCGTTGAAGCTTCATTGAAATGGGTCATCTCCAAATCCAGGAGGAACAATGGTAACTTCAATGGATTTGATaagataatgaaacaattgaaCGATAAAAGTAATGAAAAAGTAAGAATTGgttttaaatatttgaaaaagggACCTGCAGCCAGAGGTGGATCCAAGATATTTCAACAATCGATTTTGTCTACTAAAGATGAAGCAGTTACAAACCCGCCTGTTCAAATAGGCGAAGTGACATCAGGGAGCGCATCACCaactttgaataatattaatgtcGGACAAGGTTATGTTCAAAACGGACTTCACAAGCGTGGTACTCCCTTGTTGGTACAAGttagaaataaattttaCCCGATTGAGATAGTGAAGATGCCATTTGTACCAACACACTATTATAAGCCTTTATCCTCCTCAGAGTAG